The proteins below come from a single Panicum hallii strain FIL2 chromosome 7, PHallii_v3.1, whole genome shotgun sequence genomic window:
- the LOC112899767 gene encoding uncharacterized protein LOC112899767: MPSSTPPSGQSAPSLQPLPSSAAVQSTRIDVREIKSKIFKRIGPERARKYFQQLERFLSSRLSKNEFEKLCLVALGRENLPLHNHLIRSILHNASRACGPPVINDPKLVRGATSSGHAFVSPVWDNSGALNQNFKENKPSSRRENALSQKSSLNHYETIIQENGIHHLSDLKRCPQLQKGDHLEPLIKRPCVEKEPFSLHSLHSNGSALPSGENLGREIIHQSHGPVQAPLGIQLRPDCFSGAQKCLSLASFSSKDTSDTCIDFGELCDTLSVKKRMDKIAESEGLEGVSIECANLLNNGIDAFIKQLIGSCVELVTAGSQLGKLRNQALKQQLRRKLINGVSLQNHIPGQGSIVPSETNSISLQDLKAVMELNPCLLGVNASLLLEKINSYD; encoded by the coding sequence ATGCCGTCCTCTACGCCACCATCAGGGCAATCAGCACCAAGCCTTCAACCATTACCATCATCTGCAGCAGTACAGAGTACTCGTATTGATGTTCGTGAGATCAAGTCCAAGATTTTTAAAAGGATTGGACCTGAACGAGCAAGGAAGTACTTTCAGCAGCTGGAGAGGTTCTTATCTTCAAGATTGAGCAAGAATGAATTTGAAAAGCTGTGCCTTGTGGCACTTGGCCGTGAGAATCTCCCATTGCATAACCACCTCATCCGTTCTATCCTACATAATGCCAGTAGGGCATGTGGCCCACCAGTAATCAATGACCCTAAGTTGGTCAGAGGTGCCACCAGTTCTGGCCATGCATTTGTTTCTCCTGTCTGGGACAATAGTGGTGCTTTGAACCAGAATTTCAAAGAGAACAAACCATCAAGCAGAAGGGAAAATGCATTATCTCAGAAGTCATCACTGAATCATTATGAGACTATTATTCAGGAGAATGGTATTCATCATTTGAGTGATCTGAAGAGATGTCCACAACTTCAAAAAGGTGACCATCTGGAACCGCTTATCAAGCGACCATGTGTGGAGAAGGAACCATTCAGTTTACACTCCCTGCATAGCAATGGGTCTGCTCTGCCTTCAGGAGAAAACCTGGGACGAGAAATTATACACCAATCCCATGGTCCAGTGCAAGCTCCACTTGGCATTCAGTTACGTCCTGATTGTTTCAGTGGGGCCCAAAAATGTTTATCCCTTGCTTCTTTCAGCTCAAAGGATACCTCTGATACCTGTATTGACTTCGGTGAACTATGTgatactttgtcagtgaagaaGAGGATGGACAAAATAGCAGAATCAGAAGGGTTAGAAGGGGTATCAATAGAGTGTGCCAATTTGTTGAATAATGGTATAGATGCGTTCATTAAGCAGTTGATTGGGTCTTGTGTTGAATTAGTGACAGCAGGGTCTCAACTTGGCAAACTAAGAAATCAGGCATTGAAGCAGCAGCTGCGCCGAAAGCTAATAAATGGTGTATCACTGCAAAATCATATTCCTGGGCAGGGTAGCATTGTACCTTCAGAGACAAATTCCATCTCCTTACAGGACTTAAAGGCAGTGATGGAATTAAACCCTTGTTTGCTTGGAGTTAATGCATCACTGCTACTTGAGAAAATCAATTCGTACGACTAG
- the LOC112900960 gene encoding uncharacterized protein LOC112900960, with the protein MATSKKDPPNPSRGGMSPNLRPSSSESSGYGYGARRARSVPSSPDRKFGTSASSVAASGSPDVQRPSLSSAGRSRTMGSSIRGSRTQPFPVAVSKPTLSRAKSDKVSTSSQRPPALAIPPSNSFKDMIKTAPKVSPSTLLRSKTSPRPIADSCKAGASPKPSSQRVASPGAARVDRVQPVSIARSPGAAAKKRLDTVSGATASSKAKSVSQKTMGPSASRKEKDKDRSMQFKETESINTPSIDEHLHEELPDPVDLKSMDVTVPDQHEPPSNQPEQVKDAEESKGHSYEEEVDAGANEMHNGGQDANGSVKTIYECGLVEKAVADRSVDQALPWTEVAQAWRKDDPKGNDMIEETKSKLLEERKSRVKALVGAFETVLSFKE; encoded by the coding sequence ATGGCAACATCCAAGAAGGATCCCCCAAATCCCAGCAGAGGCGGGATGTCACCCAACCTCAGGCCATCCAGCAGCGAGTCTTCCGGGTACGGATATGGTGCTAGGCGGGCGCGGTCTGTCCCAAGCTCCCCAGACCGCAAATTTGGCACCTCGGCATCATCGGTGGCGGCCTCTGGCTCCCCAGATGTGCAGCGTCCGTCGTTGTCCAGTGCTGGCCGGTCACGGACCATGGGCTCATCCATCCGTGGCAGCAGGACACAGCCATTCCCTGTTGCAGTCTCTAAGCCTACCCTGTCAAGGGCGAAATCCGACAAGGTGAGCACCAGCTCGCAGAGGCCTCCAGCGCTTGCTATTCCGCCAAGCAACTCCTTCAAGGACATGATCAAGACTGCACCTAAGGTGTCACCATCCACCTTGCTGAGGAGTAAGACCTCTCCAAGGCCTATTGCTGACAGTTGCAAGGCGGGGGCATCTCCGAAACCCAGCAGCCAGAGGGTGGCATCGCCTGGTGCTGCTCGAGTAGACAGAGTTCAGCCTGTGTCCATTGCACGGTCACCTGGTGCCGCCGCAAAGAAGAGATTGGATACTGTTAGTGGTGCTACTGCCAGCTCAAAGGCTAAAAGTGTTTCCCAGAAGACAATGGGGCCATCTGCAAGCAGGAAAGAGAAAGATAAGGATCGATCAATGCAGTTCAAGGAAACTGAGAGCATAAACACCCCGTCCATAGATGAGCACTTGCATGAGGAGCTCCCTGATCCAGTCGATCTGAAATCCATGGATGTGACTGTACCTGATCAGCATGAGCCACCTTCCAATCAGCCAGAACAAGTCAAAGACGCAGAGGAATCCAAGGGACACTCCTATGAAGAGGAAGTAGATGCAGGCGCTAATGAGATGCATAATGGAGGGCAAGATGCCAATGGCAGTGTTAAAACTATATATGAATGTGGGCTTGTTGAGAAGGCGGTGGCTGATCGGAGTGTGGACCAAGCATTGCCATGGACCGAAGTGGCTCAGGCCTGGAGGAAGGATGATCCCAAGGGTAATGATATGATCGAGGAAACCAAAAGCAAGCTactggaggagaggaagagcagGGTGAAGGCGTTGGTGGGGGCCTTTGAGACGGTCTTGTCATTCAAGGAATAG